One window from the genome of Lysobacter helvus encodes:
- a CDS encoding peptide MFS transporter, translating into MNATTQRVAGASWLKQPPGLAILFLTQMWEIFSYYGMRTLLVYYMTKQLLFSQQHASMVYGAYIATFYFTPILGGLVSDRWLGRKRSVIIGAAIMSLGHFLMASESLLYFALAAIALGNGLFLPSLPSQIDDLYAKDDPRRGSAYNFYYVGINVGGLLAPLVCGTLGELYGWHYGFGAAGVGMLAGLAIYTLGGKWLPPERPKAQDLAPAERMPFAAMKQRILTLSAVAICVMVFRGAYEQSGNTIALWADVGLDRHAGNFLIPMTWFQSLNPLLVIFLTPLLVALWTKQARAGHEPAPAKKMAMGAFGVSIAFLLLALVDASAQGHAHWVWLAAFFVLFTAGELFILPIGLSLFARLAPAGYAATSIAAWYFASFGGNLLAGGLGTLWSAMTHSAFFGVMAGVAALAGVLLRLLHPAVVRAEVMNGRSPDERSQ; encoded by the coding sequence GTGAATGCAACGACGCAGCGGGTCGCCGGGGCCAGCTGGCTGAAACAGCCGCCGGGCCTGGCGATCCTGTTCCTCACGCAGATGTGGGAGATCTTCTCCTACTACGGCATGCGGACGCTGCTGGTGTACTACATGACGAAGCAGCTGCTGTTCTCGCAGCAGCATGCTTCGATGGTGTACGGCGCGTACATCGCGACGTTCTACTTCACGCCGATCCTCGGCGGCCTGGTGTCCGACCGCTGGCTGGGGCGCAAGCGGTCGGTGATCATCGGCGCGGCGATCATGTCGCTCGGCCATTTCCTGATGGCGTCCGAATCGCTGCTGTATTTCGCGCTCGCGGCGATCGCGTTGGGCAACGGCCTGTTCCTGCCGAGCCTGCCGAGCCAGATCGACGATTTGTATGCGAAGGACGATCCGCGCCGCGGTTCGGCCTACAACTTCTACTACGTCGGCATCAATGTCGGCGGACTGCTCGCGCCGCTGGTGTGCGGCACGCTGGGCGAACTGTACGGATGGCATTACGGCTTCGGCGCGGCGGGCGTCGGCATGCTGGCGGGCCTGGCGATCTACACGCTCGGCGGCAAGTGGTTGCCGCCGGAACGCCCGAAGGCGCAGGACCTTGCGCCCGCCGAACGCATGCCCTTCGCCGCGATGAAGCAACGCATCCTCACGCTGTCGGCCGTGGCGATCTGCGTGATGGTCTTCCGCGGCGCCTACGAACAATCGGGCAACACGATCGCGTTGTGGGCGGACGTGGGGCTGGATCGCCACGCCGGGAATTTCCTCATCCCGATGACGTGGTTCCAGTCGCTCAATCCGCTGCTCGTCATTTTCCTCACGCCGTTGCTCGTTGCGTTGTGGACGAAGCAGGCGCGCGCCGGCCACGAACCCGCGCCCGCGAAGAAGATGGCGATGGGCGCGTTCGGCGTATCGATCGCGTTCCTGCTGCTCGCGCTCGTCGATGCGAGCGCGCAAGGCCACGCGCACTGGGTGTGGCTGGCCGCGTTCTTCGTCCTGTTCACCGCGGGCGAGCTCTTCATCCTGCCGATCGGGCTGAGCCTGTTCGCGCGCCTCGCACCCGCGGGTTATGCCGCGACGTCGATCGCCGCCTGGTACTTCGCGTCCTTCGGCGGAAACCTGCTGGCCGGCGGCCTGGGCACGTTGTGGAGCGCGATGACGCACAGCGCGTTCTTCGGCGTCATGGCCGGCGTCGCCGCACTCGCGGGCGTCCTGTTGCGCCTGCTCCATCCCGCCGTCGTGCGTGCCGAAGTGATGAATGGCCGCAGCCCCGACGAGCGGTCGCAATAA
- a CDS encoding serine hydrolase domain-containing protein codes for MHPIKRGPLSAALLAFGLACTTAMAQQSPVVQPAATPVVPQAPATSAAPPPADAMPAPAERLNATDLEAWLDGFMPYALEQTDVAGSVVVVVKDGKVLLKKGYGFSDVAKRTPVDADNTLFRPGSISKLFTWTSVMQLVEQGKLDLDADVNQYIDFKIPPYEGKPVTLRNIMTHTSGMEEVIRGLIANNESEILPLDATLKHWIPARIYAPGTTPAYSNYATAIAGYIVQRVSGEPFDKYVANHIFAPLGMQHSSFSQPVQKNFHDMTSKGYDTASDGKAKPYEYINLAPAGSLTSSGADMGNFMIAHLQNGAFGDQRILREDTAREMHETGQQSVGPLNKMMLGFYETTANGHRAIAHGGDTQWFHSDLQLFLDDNIGIYVSTNSSGKEGHARLIRDGLVTAFVNRYLPPKTPAPEAAGVDEKTAKQHAQMMAGSYNSSRRADSNFMNLVYMLGQTKVTANEDGTISVPMFASYSGAPKKWREISPFLWQDTNGGDRLAADVVDGKVTRFSAEPYASIMVFQRAAFWQTPPVFLTMLVGSLVVLLLTVLAWPVSAMVRRHYGVRYALAGQDARAHRWIRIASLAVLASFGAMFGLVVAMLSNFDLMTPAQDGMIVALRSLTTILLPIGAVIAVWNAWKVLTSTRRKWAKLWAVVVAAAFLSLLFIGFACHVFGFSADY; via the coding sequence ATGCACCCGATCAAACGAGGTCCGCTGTCCGCCGCGCTGCTTGCGTTCGGGCTCGCGTGTACGACCGCCATGGCGCAGCAGTCGCCCGTGGTCCAGCCCGCCGCAACGCCGGTGGTGCCGCAGGCACCGGCCACGTCCGCCGCACCGCCGCCGGCCGACGCCATGCCCGCGCCGGCCGAGCGCCTGAATGCGACCGACCTGGAAGCCTGGCTCGATGGCTTCATGCCCTACGCGCTGGAGCAGACCGACGTCGCCGGCTCCGTGGTGGTCGTCGTCAAGGACGGCAAGGTGCTGCTGAAGAAGGGCTACGGCTTCTCGGACGTCGCCAAGCGCACGCCGGTGGACGCCGACAACACGCTCTTCCGCCCCGGTTCGATCTCCAAGCTGTTCACCTGGACCTCGGTGATGCAGCTCGTCGAGCAGGGCAAGCTGGACCTGGACGCCGACGTCAACCAGTACATCGACTTCAAGATCCCGCCGTACGAAGGCAAGCCGGTCACGCTGCGCAACATCATGACCCACACCTCCGGCATGGAAGAGGTGATCCGCGGCCTGATCGCCAACAACGAAAGCGAGATCCTGCCGCTCGACGCCACGCTCAAGCACTGGATCCCCGCGCGCATCTACGCGCCCGGCACCACGCCCGCGTATTCCAACTACGCCACCGCCATCGCCGGCTACATCGTGCAGCGCGTGTCGGGCGAACCGTTCGACAAGTACGTGGCCAACCACATCTTCGCGCCGCTGGGCATGCAGCATTCGTCCTTCAGCCAGCCGGTGCAGAAGAACTTCCACGACATGACGTCGAAGGGCTACGACACCGCCTCCGACGGCAAGGCCAAGCCCTACGAGTACATCAACCTCGCCCCCGCCGGCAGCCTGACGTCCAGCGGCGCGGACATGGGCAACTTCATGATCGCGCACCTGCAGAACGGCGCGTTCGGCGACCAGCGCATCCTCCGCGAAGACACCGCGCGCGAGATGCACGAAACCGGCCAGCAGTCGGTCGGCCCGCTCAACAAGATGATGCTCGGCTTCTACGAAACCACCGCCAACGGCCACCGCGCGATCGCGCACGGCGGCGACACGCAGTGGTTCCACAGCGACCTGCAGCTGTTCCTCGACGACAACATCGGCATCTACGTCTCGACCAACAGCTCCGGCAAGGAAGGCCACGCCCGCCTGATCCGCGACGGCCTGGTCACCGCCTTCGTCAACCGCTACCTGCCGCCGAAGACCCCGGCCCCGGAAGCCGCTGGCGTCGATGAAAAGACCGCCAAGCAGCACGCACAGATGATGGCCGGCTCGTACAACAGCAGCCGCCGCGCCGACTCCAACTTCATGAATCTCGTCTACATGCTTGGCCAGACGAAGGTCACCGCCAACGAAGACGGCACCATCAGCGTCCCGATGTTCGCCAGCTACAGCGGCGCCCCGAAGAAGTGGCGCGAGATCAGCCCGTTCCTGTGGCAGGACACCAACGGCGGCGATCGCCTCGCGGCCGACGTCGTCGACGGCAAGGTGACACGCTTCAGCGCCGAACCGTATGCCTCGATCATGGTGTTCCAGCGCGCTGCGTTCTGGCAGACGCCGCCGGTGTTCCTGACGATGCTCGTCGGCAGCCTCGTCGTGCTGCTGCTCACCGTGCTCGCCTGGCCGGTGTCGGCGATGGTGCGTCGCCACTATGGCGTGCGTTACGCGCTGGCGGGCCAGGATGCGCGCGCGCATCGCTGGATCCGCATCGCCTCGCTCGCGGTGCTCGCCTCGTTCGGCGCGATGTTCGGCCTGGTCGTCGCCATGCTGTCGAACTTCGACCTGATGACGCCCGCGCAGGACGGCATGATCGTCGCGCTGCGCTCGCTCACCACGATCCTGTTGCCGATCGGCGCCGTCATCGCGGTGTGGAATGCCTGGAAGGTGCTGACCAGCACGCGCAGGAAGTGGGCGAAGCTGTGGGCCGTCGTGGTCGCAGCCGCCTTCCTCTCGCTGCTGTTCATCGGATTCGCTTGCCACGTCTTCGGCTTCTCCGCCGACTATTGA
- a CDS encoding TonB-dependent receptor family protein: MTRAGRARLPAGALLFACPLAAFAQATTAPTPAMLDTVVVTATKRAERSFDVPASIDVVDGATIRDGQPGINLSEPLVRVSGVFAANRNNYAQDIQVSSRGYGGRATFGVRGVRLYQDFIPATMPDGQGQTGSFSLLSAKSIEVLRGPFSTLYGNASGGVISVFTEDPGASPVAGFALSAGSDATYNAELKANGTAGKLGYVVAANHFDTDGYREHSAATRDVVNAKFTFAPSARTRITVIGSSQHQPESQDPLGLTQAQVDADPRQATSVATLFDTRKSVDMVQGGVALEQDLPGDGMLRVTGYDGRREIRQFLALTGVGATSSGGVVDLDRDFGGLGARLILRGALADRPWVLTLGVDADRMRETRLGFVNNFGVQGELRRNEDDTVKSTDAYAELTWDALHALSLTLGLRTSRVDYDSEDHYIVGANPDDSGSRTYRDTSPIAGLVWHASDTLNVYASYGQGFETPTLAELAYRPTGAGLNLGLDSATSTSLEAGIKWLPTATQRLNLAVFGADTDQEIVVDTATGGRTTYRNAGKTRRRGFEAAWDADFGTHFNLHANYSWLDATFSESFSTGSPPVVVPAGTRLPGVPPKQAFGVVTWTPGGWAGFSAAAEVQYVGRLQANDRNTDAAPAYTLGNLRVGFAQTAGKWTWREYVRVDNIADVGYIGSVIVGDTNGRYFEPAPGRNWFAGVNVALAF; this comes from the coding sequence ATGACACGTGCGGGCCGCGCGCGACTCCCGGCCGGCGCCCTGCTGTTCGCCTGCCCGCTGGCGGCCTTCGCGCAGGCGACGACGGCGCCCACGCCCGCGATGCTCGATACGGTGGTCGTCACCGCGACGAAGCGCGCCGAACGCAGCTTCGATGTGCCCGCGTCCATCGACGTCGTCGACGGCGCCACGATCCGCGACGGCCAACCCGGCATCAATCTCTCCGAACCGCTGGTGCGCGTGTCCGGCGTGTTCGCGGCCAACCGCAACAACTACGCGCAGGACATCCAGGTCAGTTCGCGCGGTTACGGCGGGCGCGCGACGTTCGGCGTGCGCGGCGTGCGGCTGTACCAGGACTTCATTCCCGCGACGATGCCCGACGGGCAGGGCCAGACGGGGAGTTTCAGCCTGCTGTCGGCGAAAAGCATCGAAGTGCTGCGCGGTCCGTTTTCCACGCTGTATGGCAATGCGTCGGGTGGCGTCATTTCGGTGTTCACCGAAGATCCCGGCGCGTCGCCGGTGGCCGGGTTTGCGCTGAGTGCGGGCAGCGACGCGACCTACAACGCTGAGCTCAAGGCCAACGGTACCGCGGGCAAGCTTGGGTACGTGGTTGCGGCGAATCATTTCGACACCGATGGGTACCGCGAGCATTCCGCGGCGACGCGCGACGTGGTCAACGCGAAGTTCACATTCGCGCCCTCCGCGCGCACGCGCATCACGGTCATCGGAAGTTCGCAGCACCAGCCGGAATCGCAGGATCCACTCGGGCTCACGCAAGCGCAGGTCGATGCGGATCCGCGACAGGCGACATCGGTCGCAACCTTGTTCGACACGCGTAAGAGCGTGGACATGGTGCAGGGCGGCGTCGCGCTGGAGCAGGACCTGCCGGGCGATGGAATGTTGCGCGTCACTGGTTACGACGGACGACGCGAGATCCGGCAGTTCCTCGCGTTGACGGGCGTGGGGGCGACATCGTCGGGCGGCGTGGTGGACCTCGATCGTGATTTCGGCGGGCTGGGCGCGCGCTTGATCCTGCGCGGTGCCCTGGCCGACCGGCCGTGGGTACTGACGCTCGGCGTCGACGCCGACCGCATGCGCGAGACGCGCCTGGGCTTCGTCAACAATTTCGGCGTGCAGGGCGAGTTGCGGCGCAACGAAGACGACACCGTGAAGAGCACCGACGCCTACGCCGAGCTGACGTGGGATGCATTGCACGCGCTGTCGCTTACGCTGGGACTGCGCACCAGTCGCGTGGACTACGACTCGGAGGATCACTACATCGTCGGCGCCAATCCCGACGACAGCGGATCGCGCACGTACCGCGACACCAGCCCGATCGCCGGCCTCGTGTGGCATGCGAGCGATACGCTCAACGTATACGCGAGTTACGGGCAGGGCTTCGAAACGCCGACGCTCGCCGAGCTCGCGTACCGGCCGACGGGGGCGGGCTTGAACCTCGGGCTCGATTCGGCGACGTCGACGTCGTTGGAAGCCGGCATCAAGTGGCTGCCGACGGCGACGCAGCGCCTCAACCTAGCCGTGTTCGGTGCGGACACCGACCAGGAAATCGTCGTCGACACCGCGACCGGCGGCCGCACGACGTATCGCAACGCAGGCAAGACGCGACGGCGAGGATTCGAGGCCGCGTGGGACGCGGACTTCGGCACGCACTTCAACCTGCACGCCAACTATTCGTGGCTTGATGCGACCTTCAGCGAAAGCTTCTCCACCGGATCACCGCCCGTCGTCGTGCCCGCCGGCACGCGGCTGCCCGGCGTGCCGCCGAAACAGGCTTTCGGCGTGGTGACGTGGACGCCGGGGGGTTGGGCCGGCTTCAGCGCCGCGGCCGAAGTGCAGTACGTCGGGCGCTTGCAGGCCAACGATCGCAACACCGATGCCGCGCCGGCGTACACGCTCGGCAACCTGCGCGTCGGCTTCGCGCAGACCGCGGGCAAGTGGACGTGGCGCGAGTACGTGCGCGTCGACAACATCGCCGACGTGGGCTACATCGGGTCGGTCATCGTGGGCGACACGAACGGGCGCTACTTCGAGCCGGCACCGGGGCGGAACTGGTTCGCTGGCGTGAACGTCGCGCTCGCCTTCTAG
- a CDS encoding RNA-binding protein: MQDDTRPTPATILLHKPVGFDAIEGRRQAAGLVKPAARWSEDPTGIELLDQHFHRLTPLVPLDTEDSGLMVFTQDGRIWRHLTEDIERIEQEFIVEVDGEIAPYGLIKLNHGLRFGRRELPPCKVSWQNEIRLRFAIKNPESGQLRDMCRQVGLEVVAIRRIRIGKVPLAKMPVGDWRYLPAGEKF; the protein is encoded by the coding sequence ATGCAAGACGACACGCGCCCCACCCCCGCCACGATCCTGCTGCACAAGCCCGTTGGCTTCGATGCCATCGAAGGCCGACGCCAGGCGGCGGGGCTCGTGAAGCCCGCGGCGCGCTGGAGCGAAGACCCCACCGGCATCGAACTGCTGGACCAGCATTTCCATCGCCTCACGCCGCTGGTGCCGCTGGATACCGAAGACAGCGGCCTGATGGTCTTCACGCAGGACGGGCGCATCTGGCGCCACCTCACCGAGGACATCGAGCGGATCGAGCAGGAATTCATCGTCGAAGTCGACGGCGAGATCGCGCCCTACGGGCTCATCAAGCTCAACCATGGCCTGCGTTTCGGCCGCCGCGAACTGCCGCCGTGCAAGGTGAGCTGGCAGAACGAAATCCGCCTGCGCTTCGCGATCAAGAACCCGGAGTCCGGGCAGCTGCGCGACATGTGCAGGCAAGTGGGGCTGGAGGTCGTGGCAATCCGCCGCATCCGCATCGGCAAGGTGCCGCTGGCGAAGATGCCGGTCGGCGATTGGCGTTACCTGCCGGCGGGTGAAAAGTTCTAG
- a CDS encoding TonB-dependent receptor: MHHHRAPMRRHTLTSAIALTLAFGIAGPALAQQAAPATAQQPTATPQELDVVTVTANKREENIREVAVAVTKLTDQQLENINATQMSDYANYVPGLQVQDSGSPGQTQVSMRGIAPLSSGSTVGTYVDETPIGSNNLYQQATLFALDLLPYDVDSIEVLRGPQGTLYGAGAMGGLIKYVMKKPDTTQNEFRVGMGIADTQGADGASINWRIGGNLVLAQDSVALRASFASNEPNGYVDNFVDGRKDINDSSQGSGRASFLWKNDKASVQFSVMKQQIDSPNNAIIALDPVSHEPISGLSNFVFVDEKFKKNIENYALTVDYDAGFADFLSATSYSDVKTSITTDQTLTYGDFTTLFGLPPGSAYLTNDLQLKQFTQEFRLMSKGDGALEWLVGGFYDDERGDNHQFVPLNQRNGQPLPPPFAAAVGSLGDLYLPSTYEEKAVFANGAYKFTDQFKLGAGVRWASNDQEFTQDVVAGLLAPIGTEFNTSSEDVFTWSLTPQFQVNKDVMVYGKVSTGYQPGGPNIVANGLPRQVDSSTLTSYELGMKSAFDDNRVLLDVVAYQIHWQDIQVASLVNGVSGLVNGGEATSQGLEVAAMFRPIDGLTLGVNAAYNDSKIDEDFPLITVPAGGGANVLINTGLKGDRMPYVPDLTWSATADYYLPLSGDWGMNVGGGFRYVDDRVTATTQRQVVAVGSTVLDTEITPGLDIDSYSALDLYLSFSNQHWSIRGYMKNATDERAYSTMSDITNQVTGVTHHTAATPIMPRTYGLEVDYRF, translated from the coding sequence ATGCACCACCACCGCGCGCCGATGCGCCGCCACACGCTCACGTCCGCGATCGCACTCACGCTGGCCTTCGGCATCGCCGGGCCGGCCCTGGCGCAGCAGGCCGCGCCCGCCACCGCGCAGCAGCCGACGGCCACGCCGCAGGAACTGGACGTCGTCACCGTCACCGCGAACAAGCGCGAGGAAAACATCCGCGAAGTCGCCGTCGCCGTGACCAAGCTGACCGACCAGCAGCTGGAAAACATCAACGCCACGCAGATGTCGGACTACGCCAACTACGTGCCGGGCCTGCAGGTCCAGGATTCGGGTTCGCCGGGCCAGACGCAGGTGTCGATGCGCGGCATCGCGCCGCTGTCGTCGGGGTCCACCGTCGGCACCTACGTCGACGAAACGCCGATCGGTTCCAACAACCTCTACCAGCAGGCCACGCTGTTCGCGCTCGACCTGCTGCCCTACGACGTGGACAGCATCGAAGTGCTGCGCGGTCCGCAGGGCACGCTGTACGGCGCCGGCGCGATGGGCGGCCTGATCAAGTACGTGATGAAGAAGCCCGACACCACGCAGAACGAATTCCGCGTCGGCATGGGCATCGCCGACACGCAGGGCGCGGACGGCGCGTCGATCAACTGGCGCATCGGCGGCAACCTGGTGCTCGCGCAGGACAGCGTCGCGCTGCGCGCCAGCTTCGCCAGCAACGAGCCCAACGGCTACGTCGACAACTTCGTCGACGGCCGCAAGGACATCAACGATTCCTCGCAGGGCAGCGGCCGCGCCTCGTTCCTCTGGAAGAACGACAAGGCCAGCGTGCAGTTCAGCGTGATGAAGCAGCAGATCGACAGCCCGAACAACGCGATCATCGCGCTGGATCCGGTGTCGCACGAGCCGATCTCGGGCCTTTCCAACTTCGTGTTCGTCGATGAAAAGTTCAAGAAGAACATCGAGAACTACGCGCTCACCGTCGACTACGACGCCGGCTTCGCGGACTTCCTGTCGGCCACCAGCTACTCCGACGTCAAGACCTCGATCACCACCGACCAGACGCTGACCTACGGCGACTTCACCACGCTGTTCGGCCTGCCGCCCGGCAGCGCGTACCTCACCAACGACCTGCAGCTGAAGCAGTTCACGCAGGAATTCCGCCTGATGTCGAAGGGCGATGGCGCGTTAGAATGGCTGGTCGGCGGCTTCTACGACGACGAGCGCGGCGACAACCACCAGTTCGTGCCGCTCAACCAGCGCAACGGCCAGCCGCTGCCGCCGCCGTTCGCCGCGGCCGTGGGTTCGCTGGGCGACCTGTACCTGCCGAGCACGTACGAAGAGAAGGCGGTGTTCGCCAACGGCGCGTACAAGTTCACCGACCAGTTCAAGCTGGGCGCGGGCGTGCGCTGGGCGTCGAACGACCAGGAGTTCACGCAGGACGTCGTGGCCGGCCTGCTCGCGCCGATCGGCACCGAGTTCAACACCTCCAGCGAAGACGTGTTCACCTGGAGCCTCACGCCGCAGTTCCAGGTCAACAAGGACGTGATGGTGTACGGCAAGGTTTCGACGGGCTACCAGCCCGGCGGCCCGAACATCGTCGCCAACGGCCTGCCGCGCCAGGTCGATTCCTCCACGCTTACCAGCTACGAGCTCGGCATGAAGTCCGCGTTCGACGACAACCGCGTGCTGCTGGATGTCGTGGCCTACCAGATCCATTGGCAGGACATCCAGGTCGCCTCGCTCGTCAACGGCGTCAGCGGCCTGGTCAACGGCGGCGAAGCGACGAGCCAGGGCCTGGAAGTGGCGGCGATGTTCCGCCCGATCGACGGCCTCACGCTCGGCGTCAACGCGGCGTACAACGATTCGAAGATCGACGAAGACTTCCCGCTCATCACCGTGCCCGCCGGCGGCGGCGCCAACGTGCTGATCAACACGGGCCTGAAGGGCGATCGCATGCCCTACGTGCCGGACCTCACGTGGTCGGCGACGGCGGATTACTACCTTCCGCTCTCCGGCGACTGGGGCATGAACGTCGGCGGCGGTTTCCGCTACGTCGACGATCGCGTCACGGCCACCACGCAGCGCCAGGTCGTCGCGGTGGGCAGCACGGTGCTCGACACCGAAATCACGCCCGGCCTCGACATCGACAGCTACTCGGCGCTGGACCTCTACCTGTCCTTCTCCAACCAGCACTGGTCGATCCGCGGCTACATGAAGAACGCAACGGACGAACGCGCGTATTCGACGATGAGCGACATCACCAACCAGGTCACCGGCGTCACGCACCACACCGCGGCCACGCCGATCATGCCGCGCACCTACGGGCTCGAGGTCGACTACCGCTTCTGA
- a CDS encoding helix-turn-helix domain-containing protein, which yields MTRQHPTIGSLLKSLRARNDWTLKEMSQRCGIPLSTLSKVEHDRLSLTYDKLLQISQRLNLRMSELFAEDEDVHEQAITARRSIGRIDDAVRVTTPNYDYFYLCPELRRKRMIPVLTRVRAKSIEEFGELVRHPGEEYIHVLEGRAEVHTEFYDPIVLEAGESVYIDSNMGHAYIAAEGCEEALLLGVCSSADEQLLESLMNIHHEETVKLSVVK from the coding sequence ATGACCCGACAGCACCCCACCATCGGCAGCCTCCTCAAGTCCCTGCGCGCCAGGAACGACTGGACGCTCAAGGAGATGAGCCAGCGCTGCGGGATCCCGCTGTCCACGCTGTCGAAGGTCGAGCACGACCGCCTCAGCCTCACCTACGACAAGCTGCTGCAGATCAGCCAGCGGTTGAACCTGCGCATGTCGGAGTTGTTCGCCGAAGACGAAGACGTGCACGAACAGGCGATCACCGCGCGCCGCAGCATCGGCCGCATCGACGACGCCGTGCGCGTCACCACGCCGAACTACGACTACTTCTATCTCTGCCCGGAACTGCGCCGCAAACGCATGATCCCCGTGCTCACGCGCGTGCGCGCCAAGAGCATCGAGGAGTTCGGCGAACTCGTGCGCCACCCGGGCGAGGAATACATCCACGTGCTCGAAGGTCGCGCGGAAGTGCACACCGAGTTCTACGACCCGATCGTGCTCGAGGCCGGCGAATCGGTGTACATCGATTCCAACATGGGCCATGCGTACATCGCCGCCGAAGGCTGCGAGGAAGCGCTGCTGCTGGGTGTGTGCTCCAGCGCGGACGAGCAGTTGCTGGAGTCGCTGATGAACATCCACCACGAAGAGACGGTGAAGCTGTCGGTGGTGAAGTAA
- a CDS encoding dipeptide epimerase, which yields MIQTDRVKLVLRNELLRLSEPFRISGHVFEASPVTLVSLQQGHAIGRGEASGVYYTRDEPSDMLRTLESMRDRIEDGLTREDLLELLPPGGARNALDCALWELEARVAGMPAWQLAGMGKPKPLTTTFTVGADAPEVMAQKSLGYTHARAIKLKLTGDVDLDIARLQAVRAVRPDTWIGVDANQGYVPDTLQRLLPALVEAKVSLLEQPCRRGRERELDGIDRVVPIAADESILSLAELEERAQWFDVVNIKLDKCGGLTEGLLMAQRAREMGLKVMVGNMVGTSLAMAPAFLLGQFCDIVDLDGPLFLQRDRSPGVVYFDGYVDCPASVWGSPDVLL from the coding sequence GTGATCCAGACCGACCGCGTCAAGCTGGTGCTGCGGAATGAACTGCTGCGCCTGTCAGAACCCTTCCGCATCTCCGGCCATGTGTTCGAAGCCTCGCCCGTCACGCTCGTCAGCCTGCAACAGGGCCACGCGATCGGCCGCGGCGAAGCGTCCGGCGTGTACTACACGCGCGACGAACCCAGCGACATGCTCCGCACGCTCGAATCGATGCGCGATCGCATCGAGGACGGCCTCACGCGCGAAGACCTCCTCGAACTCCTCCCACCCGGCGGCGCGCGCAATGCGCTCGACTGCGCCTTGTGGGAACTCGAAGCACGCGTGGCCGGCATGCCCGCGTGGCAACTCGCCGGCATGGGCAAGCCGAAGCCGCTGACCACCACTTTCACCGTCGGCGCCGATGCGCCCGAGGTGATGGCGCAGAAGTCGCTCGGCTACACGCACGCACGCGCCATCAAGCTGAAACTCACCGGCGACGTCGACCTCGACATCGCGCGCCTGCAGGCCGTGCGCGCCGTGCGTCCCGACACCTGGATCGGCGTCGACGCCAACCAGGGCTACGTGCCCGACACGCTGCAACGCCTGTTGCCCGCGCTGGTCGAGGCGAAGGTGTCACTGCTCGAACAACCCTGCCGCCGCGGCCGCGAACGCGAGCTCGACGGCATCGATCGCGTCGTGCCCATCGCCGCGGACGAAAGCATCCTGTCGCTCGCCGAGCTGGAAGAACGCGCGCAGTGGTTCGATGTCGTCAACATCAAGCTCGACAAGTGCGGCGGCCTAACCGAAGGCCTGTTGATGGCGCAGCGCGCACGGGAGATGGGCCTGAAGGTGATGGTCGGCAACATGGTGGGCACGAGCCTGGCGATGGCGCCGGCGTTCCTGCTCGGCCAGTTCTGCGACATCGTCGACCTGGACGGCCCGTTGTTCCTGCAACGCGACCGTTCGCCGGGCGTGGTGTATTTCGACGGCTACGTCGATTGCCCCGCGTCGGTGTGGGGTTCGCCGGACGTGCTGCTGTGA
- a CDS encoding low molecular weight protein tyrosine phosphatase family protein, with protein MTRNVLFVCSRNRLRSPTAEHVFADWPGVETASAGLDHDADTPLSPELLQWADVVFVMERMHRAKLSTRFRAHIGGKRIVCLDIPDDYAHMDPALVALLQTKVPRHL; from the coding sequence GTGACCCGCAACGTCCTGTTCGTCTGCAGCCGCAACCGGCTGCGTAGCCCGACGGCGGAACACGTGTTCGCCGACTGGCCCGGCGTCGAAACCGCGTCCGCCGGCCTGGACCACGACGCGGACACGCCGCTGTCGCCCGAGTTGCTGCAGTGGGCCGACGTCGTGTTCGTCATGGAACGCATGCATCGCGCGAAGCTCTCGACCCGCTTCCGCGCGCACATCGGCGGCAAGCGCATCGTGTGCCTGGACATCCCGGACGACTACGCCCACATGGATCCGGCGCTGGTGGCGCTGTTGCAAACGAAGGTACCGCGCCACCTCTGA